The genomic DNA CGTGAGTGGGATCGGGACGCGTGCGGCGGACATTCAGCGGCGGATGCAGTATGCGGAGGATCGTTCCTCAAAACCGGCAGCGGAGCCTGCTGCTCTATTGTAGCTTCGCGACGGGTGCGCATCGACTTTCCGATCGTCGAAACGAAGGTGTCCGGATGTTCGATCATCTGTTGGGTCATCTTGTGTTGATGGTAGTGCATCGCACACTTGGTGAGGTAATAGAAACAGACCGAAGGGTTGGTGAAACGATGCCTGACAAGGTTGAAGATCCGCTGGCGATAGATTTTGCGGAGCTCCCGATCGGGAGTCCCACGCATCAATTTCCAAAACAGGACGCCAAAGCCGACTGTATAAAACGTGGCGTGACGCAGGCGCATCAGGGGCCGTTTGCGGAACGCTTCGGTTTCGAAAGCTCTTAGCCGGAATCGGTCTTGGATGTACAGTTGGTCCAAGCGGTCAAAGTAAACGTCGGGCGTATACGCGTCGAACATCGTCTTCATGTATCCGGCGCGGAGCGTTTCGCGTGACATCTGTTTTGGGATCACATTGGTCCCAAAAGGCTGGTCGTCGTTCAGATCCAACCGTCCCTCCTGCCGTAGCCTGGCGTGCAGTGGCGTCTTGGGAATCGCATGCAACAGCCCGACCATCGCCAACGCGATCCGCGACTCTTTCAAGAACTTCGTCTGCATCGCAAAGATGTCGGGCTTGTCGTTGTCGAATCCGACGATCAGCCCGCACCAGACTTCGATTCCGAAGTCTTGAATCTGGTGGATCTTTTCCAGCAGCGTGCCGCCTCGCTCGCGGACGTTTTGAAACTTCTTCGTCTCCTTGAGCGATTCCTCGTTGGGGCTTTCGATTCCGATGAAGACAGCTTGGATGTTGCAGCGGGCCATCAATTCCATCAACTCTTCGTCTTCGCAGAGGTCCAACGAAGCTTCGGTCATAAAAGCCAGCGGGTACCCGTTTCGCTCCTGCCACTGGGCGACCTCTTCCAGCACCGGTTTGATGCCACGCTTATTCCCGATCAGATTGTCGTCGACAATAAACGCGATCCGCATTCCTTCGCTGCGCAGGCACTCCAATTCGTTAATGATCTGCGAGGCGAGCTTGATCCGCGGCTTGCGGCCGAAGGTGACGATGATGTCGCAGAACTCGCACTGGAACGGACAGCCACGAGAGAATTGCAGGCTGCCAAACATGTAGTGTTTGTTTTTCAGCAGATCGTGCCGCGGGGTGGGAACCGTCGTCATGTCGGTCCGATCGGCCTGTTCGTAGCGTTTTTGGTGGTCTCCCGTTTTCCATTCTTCGAGAAACTGGGGCCAGGTCGTTTCCGCTTCGCCGACAAAGATCACATCGGGTAGGCCGTGGAAGTAATCCTCTTCGACCGTCACCCAGGGGCCGCCGAGAGCGACAAAGACGCCGCGGGATTTTAGTTCCTGGATGATCTCGTCCATCCGGAACCGCTGGACGCTCATCCCCGTGACGCCGACGATATCGAATTGAGCGAGTCGATCGAAGTCGAGCGGTTCGACATTTTCATCGATCAGCGTGACGTCGTGCTCTTCGGGCGTCAGCGCCGCCAGTAGCGGCAGGCTGGCGACCGGCATGTTCGCTCGCGTTCCCATGATCGCTTGAGCGTGTTCCATTCCCCAATACGACACTTCAAACAGCGGATTGACGATCGCAATCGTAGCCATCTCGACTCCCCCCGACACGAGTTTGAACAACACACAAACTATTGTAGGGCAAGCGACTGGCGATCGGATCGGAATTCGCTATTTTAAATCGCGGTACGGGTTGAACAGTTGATAGTTCAAGTGACGGTACAAGTCGCTGCTAGTGAGCAGTTCCTCGTGCCGCCCTTCGCCAGCGATCTGCCCATTGCTGAGAAGGACCACGCGTTCGGCAGCTCGCAGCGTTCGCAGTCGATGCGGAAGGATCACGACCAACGTTCCCGTTTTGACAAGCTCCTGCAGCGCATCGAGGCAGGGATCTTCGGGCAGATCGGTCTGGCTGGCGGAGAGTTCTTCCACGATCACGACCGCCGGCTTGGCCAGCAGCGCCCGAGCGACGGCGACTTGATAGCGGCCGCTAGCTTCCAACCGCGAATCGCCCGGCGAGATCTCTGCCGAGAAGCCCTCTTCGAGTTGTTGGATCTTTTCGTAGATGCCAACTTTCCGAGTCACATCGGCTAGGTCGGCGGTGGTCACTCCGTCGGTGTTGGCTCGCAAATTCTCTTCGATCGAACCGGTCCAGATCGGGCCATCGCTGCCGACCCAAACGACTTGTTTGCCCAGGGCGCTGGGATGGATGTCGGCGATCGCCATCCCGTCGAGTGTCGCTTTGCCCGAGGCGGGGCGGCCAAATCCGAGCAGCAGTTCGACAATCGCGCGGAGCGCGGCGACGTCGGATCCCATCAAGGCGACCAAGCTGCCTGGTTCCAGCCGCAGCGAGATATCGTTCGCCAACACCTGCTGTTGGCCGTCATGCAGCGTGACGTGCGAGAGTTCGATCGCGTCGTTGAGTCCGCCGATTCCCAGTCGCTCGCTGGCGCCGGCTCGCGTCGGTTGATCGAGAAACGAAAAGACGGTCGCTGCAGAATCGGCGGCGACTTGCATCAAATGTTGCGTCTTGGCGAGGCTAGCCGCTGCCATTCCGGCGCCAAACAGGCTGAGCGCCAAAACGATCGCCGCTGGCAACGTGAGCCCCGATGTCGGGTCGAGCAGGTTGACGCCAAGGGCGAAAAAGAGCAGGCCGATCGCCAGCGTAGCGGCCAATAAAAGAACCGGAACGCGGCGGATCGTCGTCTTGTCGCGGACCGCTTGCAGATCCATCAACTGTTGCAGTTGAGCGTTGTACAGCAGGTTAAACTCTTCGCCGGTCTGCAGCCGAGCCAGCATCGGTCCCTCTTGAACCATCTCGACCAGCCGTTCGCGCGACCGCGGCAGTTCCCATTGGCTCCCCTCGGGTTCATCCATGCCTTCGAGCCAGCGATAAAATTTCCAGACCAGCAACCAGCTGACGACTGCCAAAAGAGCCAACCAGACATCGACGAGTCCGGCCAACAGGATACAGCCGATCAGGATCACGACGCGGCGGGGCGTGGTGCGATACCAAGCGATCAGTCCGCACCGCAGTTCGGGGAGCGAGTTGAGGATCAAGTGTTCGGCGCGGCGGCGTTGGGCGGTGACCCCTTCGGTCGAAGCGTGTTCGATACAGCGGGTCAACGTGTCGCGGTGCAGTTGGGCGACGACGCTGTCGGCGCGGAGGAAGACGATCCGGTAGAAGATTGACAACAACAGCGCTTGGGTCAGCGCGATCGCGACGCCAACGCTGCCGATCAAGATCAATTGATGCAGCGGCTCCATTTTCAACAGCCATTCGGGCAACGGCACCGACAGATAACGGCCCAAGACAACCGGTGAAGCGTGCAGCCCGCGATCCTGCAGTAAGACGGTTGCGATTCCGGCAACCAGAAACCCCAACGGAATCAGCAACCCCGAGAGAATCGCACAAAAATTTCCGATGAGGGACGATGAACCGCTGGGCACTTGGCGTGCTCGCGAAAACGCGCTCGATGGCATGTGATAACCTGACACTCAGCAACGGAAGAAAATGGACAAGATGATATCGGCAAAGGTTTCAGCCATAAGCCAGCCGCTATTATAACCGCAAACCAGGCCCTGCGGTCATCGGCAGTCCGCCGAAACCCAGCGGCAGGGAGTGTTTTCACCGGCCCCGTTGCAAACCGATGTCTGGTGCTTCTGAAAGCAACATGCACCGCAAGGGGGCGATACGGTTTTGGCGTGCTAAGGGATGTCAAACGCGGTTATTGATTGCCGATTGGTTGGAACCGCAACCAGCCTTCGCTTCGCTACAATGGCCGCATCTTGTTTCGAAACCCGTGCAAAGGAATGACCCCCGATGAATCGAATTTGGCTGCCGCTGATTGGATGTCTACTGAGTGCCACGCTGGCCGCTGCGGACGAGTCGCCGCAAGCGAACGATCCGGAGACGCGAAAGTACTTGTTGGACCGCGTCGATGATGTCGCGATCGCGCAGCTGTATGTCGATGGATTCGAGCAGTTGCCACTGAACGACAAACTGCTGATCTACCATCTGACCCAAGCCTCGATCGCCGGCCGCGATATCTTCATCGACCAAAAGTACAAACATTCGTTGCTGTTGCGCGATCTGATCGAAGAGACGCTGACGCATGCCGACGGTATCGATCCCGAGGTCCTTGCCGAAATCCGTCGCTACGCAAAATTGTTTTGGGTTAACAACGGCCCGCACAGTGCGCTGACGTCGCAGAAAAATATCCTCCGCTGTTCGCCCGAGGCCTTTACCGCAGCGGTTCAAACCGCCGTCGACAACGGGGCCGACATTCCGCTTGCCGAGGGGCAGGATCTCGCGGGGCTGCTGTCGAGTCTCCAGGCGGTGCTGTTCGATCCGAAGTTCGATGCGTTTGTGACGCAGAAGTCGCCAGAGGACGGCGAGGACATTCTGACCGCGAGTGCGAATAATTTGTACGACGGCGTGGTCAGCAGCGACCTGGAGGGGTTTGAAGAAAAGTACCCGTTGAATTCGCGGTTGGTTAAAAAGGCCGATGGGACGCTGGAGGAGCAGGTTTATCGAGCGGGCTTCGACCACGTGATCCCCGGCGGAATGTACGCGCCCGAGCTGACCGAGGTCTGCAAACATTTGGAAGCTGCGATTCCCTACGCCACGCCCAAGATGGCCCGTGCGCTGGGGCTGCTGATTCACTATTACCACACCGGCGAAGCTGTCGACTTTCGCGAATACAACATCGCCTGGGTCGACGACAAAGACTCTCCGGTCGACACCATCAACGGCTTCATCGAAGTCTATATGGATGCTCGCGGACAGAAGGGTTCGTGGGAATCGGTCGTCTATTTTAACGATCCGGCCAAGATGGCGATGATCACCGCGTTCTCGGAAAACGCTCAGTGGTTCGAAGATCAGATGCCGTTTGATCCGCGGTTTCGCAAACCGGAAGTGAAAGGGATTTCGGCCAAAGCGATCCAGGTGGTGATCGAGACCGGCGATTCGGGACCGGTCACGCCTATCGGCATCAACCTGCCCAACGCGGGCGATATTCGCGAGCAGTACGGCAGTAAATCGGTCTCGTTGAGCAACGTGGTCGAAGCCTATGAGCGGGCGAGTTCCAAGAGCGCGCGAGCGGAGTTCTGTTTAAATGAAGAAGAGTACCGACGCAGCGCGAAATGGAAGAGTCTGACGTTGGCGTTGGAGGTGAA from Rosistilla carotiformis includes the following:
- a CDS encoding DUF4070 domain-containing protein, coding for MATIAIVNPLFEVSYWGMEHAQAIMGTRANMPVASLPLLAALTPEEHDVTLIDENVEPLDFDRLAQFDIVGVTGMSVQRFRMDEIIQELKSRGVFVALGGPWVTVEEDYFHGLPDVIFVGEAETTWPQFLEEWKTGDHQKRYEQADRTDMTTVPTPRHDLLKNKHYMFGSLQFSRGCPFQCEFCDIIVTFGRKPRIKLASQIINELECLRSEGMRIAFIVDDNLIGNKRGIKPVLEEVAQWQERNGYPLAFMTEASLDLCEDEELMELMARCNIQAVFIGIESPNEESLKETKKFQNVRERGGTLLEKIHQIQDFGIEVWCGLIVGFDNDKPDIFAMQTKFLKESRIALAMVGLLHAIPKTPLHARLRQEGRLDLNDDQPFGTNVIPKQMSRETLRAGYMKTMFDAYTPDVYFDRLDQLYIQDRFRLRAFETEAFRKRPLMRLRHATFYTVGFGVLFWKLMRGTPDRELRKIYRQRIFNLVRHRFTNPSVCFYYLTKCAMHYHQHKMTQQMIEHPDTFVSTIGKSMRTRREATIEQQAPLPVLRNDPPHTASAAECPPHASRSHSR
- a CDS encoding ATP-binding cassette domain-containing protein → MLIPLGFLVAGIATVLLQDRGLHASPVVLGRYLSVPLPEWLLKMEPLHQLILIGSVGVAIALTQALLLSIFYRIVFLRADSVVAQLHRDTLTRCIEHASTEGVTAQRRRAEHLILNSLPELRCGLIAWYRTTPRRVVILIGCILLAGLVDVWLALLAVVSWLLVWKFYRWLEGMDEPEGSQWELPRSRERLVEMVQEGPMLARLQTGEEFNLLYNAQLQQLMDLQAVRDKTTIRRVPVLLLAATLAIGLLFFALGVNLLDPTSGLTLPAAIVLALSLFGAGMAAASLAKTQHLMQVAADSAATVFSFLDQPTRAGASERLGIGGLNDAIELSHVTLHDGQQQVLANDISLRLEPGSLVALMGSDVAALRAIVELLLGFGRPASGKATLDGMAIADIHPSALGKQVVWVGSDGPIWTGSIEENLRANTDGVTTADLADVTRKVGIYEKIQQLEEGFSAEISPGDSRLEASGRYQVAVARALLAKPAVVIVEELSASQTDLPEDPCLDALQELVKTGTLVVILPHRLRTLRAAERVVLLSNGQIAGEGRHEELLTSSDLYRHLNYQLFNPYRDLK
- a CDS encoding dipeptidyl-peptidase 3 family protein; amino-acid sequence: MNRIWLPLIGCLLSATLAAADESPQANDPETRKYLLDRVDDVAIAQLYVDGFEQLPLNDKLLIYHLTQASIAGRDIFIDQKYKHSLLLRDLIEETLTHADGIDPEVLAEIRRYAKLFWVNNGPHSALTSQKNILRCSPEAFTAAVQTAVDNGADIPLAEGQDLAGLLSSLQAVLFDPKFDAFVTQKSPEDGEDILTASANNLYDGVVSSDLEGFEEKYPLNSRLVKKADGTLEEQVYRAGFDHVIPGGMYAPELTEVCKHLEAAIPYATPKMARALGLLIHYYHTGEAVDFREYNIAWVDDKDSPVDTINGFIEVYMDARGQKGSWESVVYFNDPAKMAMITAFSENAQWFEDQMPFDPRFRKPEVKGISAKAIQVVIETGDSGPVTPIGINLPNAGDIREQYGSKSVSLSNVVEAYERASSKSARAEFCLNEEEYRRSAKWKSLTLALEVNMHEVIGHASGRNADSLKVDPSIAIKEYYSALEEGRADLVALYFIGNPKLVELGLVDNAEDLREIQRTAYEEYTRNAMTQLRRLPTSTTIEEDHMRNRQMIVHWLAANTAAIDVIEKDGKTYYQVIDVDGWHDGVGRLLKEVQRIKSEGDRAAAERLMEDYAIKINTKLRDEVLQRYEALDQPAYTGFVMPQLTLVSDPQGTPIDVAIDYPQDMEAQMLRWSGRVK